Part of the Nocardia farcinica genome, ACGTACACCCCCGCGGTCACCAGACCGCACGCCAGCGCACCCGCCGCCGTCAATACGGCGGGCGCCGGCCTGCCGCGGTCCGGCCTGCTCGTGTCCGCGAGACCCACCACGTCGTCCATCACCCACAGCGCCGCGCCGACCGCGGTCGCCTCGGGCGCGATCGGGCACGGCAGCACGGGCGCGCCGAATCCGTCGGCGGCCGCGCGCACCGCGGGATCGTCGGCGGTCGAGCCCACGAGCACCACGGCGTCCGGGCGCGCACCCGCCGCCTCGATCTGATCCCTGGCCGCGCGCACCGCCTCGGCCAGCGTGGCGGGCGAGCCCGGCCGCGAAACCGCGGCCAGCACCCGGCTGCGCGCCGCGTCCACGAGCGTGAACGCCTGGTAGCCCGGCACCACGTCGCACACCAGCAGATCGTCGAACTCGGCCAGCCACGCCATCGCCGCCGCCACCCGCAGATGCGCCGAGGTGGCCGACACCAGCGACGCGCCGTGCCACGGCCCGTCCGCCAGTTCGGAGACCACCGCGCGGCGCTGCGCGGGCTCCCGATAGACCACCGCCGCCCCCGCGATCGCTCCGGTGTCGGGCCCGGTCTCCGCGACCGCGGCGGCCACCGCGTCCAGGGCCGCGGACACCGCCGCCGCGAGTTCGGCCGGAGTCGTTCCCGCGGGCACCACCGTGTGCGCGAGCACCCGCTGGGGTAGCCGCGCCCCGGCATCGGTCAGCGCCACGGCCTGCACCGCGCCCCGTTCGATCGACGCGCCGAGAGTCACCACGTATCGAGCCACCACACCCGCCTTCCCCATCACAGAGACCTGCCGGATCCACGTATGCTCGCGTTCGGCGCGCGGCACCACCCGCACATGCCACCCGCGCTGTACCACCAGCCCTCAACCACCAGCCCTGTATCACCAGCGCTGTACCACCCGCGGGTCCCGGCGCCGAATCCACGCCTGTTCGGTTATGTGTTCGGTACCGGTCGCGGCGCGGATGGGTGGTGAAAAGTGACCGAAACGCGACCCGCGCACGGAGCGGGCGTGTCGGTACGGCGGCGGTACCGCTAGCCTGGACGCGTGGAAGTGCAAGCGCAGGCCAGGGCGAAGCCGAAGAAGCGTCACCTTGACCCCGCGTTGGAGATGCAGGACGACCCGCGGGAGCTGATGCCGCGCCGCCGTCCGACCCAGGAACGCAGCAAGCGCAAGTTCGACGCGCTGCTCCAGGCCTCCCGGGAACTGCTGGTCGAGGTCGGGTTCGAGTCGTTCACCTGTGAAGAGGTGGCCGCCCGCGCGGAGGTGCCGATCGGCACGCTCTACCAGTTCTTCGCCAACAAGTACGTCATCGTCTGCGAACTCAATCGCCAGGATCTGGTGGCCGTCTCGCAGGAACTCGCCGACTTCCACGGCGAGATCCCGTCGCTGGACTGGCTGCGGCACATGAACCAGTTCGTCGACCACCTGGCGAACCTGTGGATGACCGACCCGTCCCGCCGGGAGGTGTGGCTGGCGATGCAGTCCACACCCTCCACCCGGGCCACCGGCGCCATCCACGAGAAGGAGTTCGCCGAGGTCGTCTCCCAGATGCTGCGCCCACTCACGCCCCGCACGCCGCGGGCGCGGCGCACCATGATGGCCGAGGTGCTCGTGCACGTCGTCTATTCGATGCTGAACTTCTCGGTGCAGGACGAGCAGTCGCACGCCGACGCCGTCGCCGAGCTCAAGCGCCTGATGGTGGCGTATCTGCTTGTCGCCGAAAAGGAATCGCGCACCGGCGGCGGCCGCTAGGTCGATCGGCGCCGGAGCCGGCCACCGGTCACGGTGTCGCTTCGCGGCCCTCGATGAGATCGGCCAGCTCGCCCGGATCCTCGAGCACCACCATCGCGGCGGCGGTGTCGCCGTCGTGGGTCAACGACAGGTGCACCCGCACCCGCGGCAGGAATTCCGCGGCCAGACCGTGCAATTTGATGCTGGGGCGGCCCCAGGCGTCGTTGACGACCTCGATCAGCGGGTAGGGGTTGTCACCGATCTGCGGCCTGCGCGCGAATCGCGAGGAGGCCCACGCCTTGAGCACGGCCTCCTTGGCCGCCCAGCGCGCGGCGTAACTGCGGGCCGGGTCGGTGCCCTTGCTCTGGCAGTACCGGCGCTCCCCCGCGGTGAAACTCTCCCGCAGCATGGTGGTGCCGGTGCGCTCGAGCTGTTCGGCGAACTCGGAGATGGTCACCAGGTCCAGGCCGATCCCCAGGATGGTCACAGCGTCGCAGCTCCCTCATCACTCGGCGTGCGGGCACCGGCGGTGACCGCACTCCCGTTCGGCAGACCGCATGTCGAGCGGTCGCGTCGTTCGACGAACGACTGCCGTGCAGCGTACTGGTTGACGGACACGCGAGAAGCCGGATCGTCCCCCGCATCGGGGACGATCCGGCTTCCCTGTGGTCAGCCCTGCTCGCCGGTGAGCCGGCCGACGATCACCGCACCGGTGCCGCAACCGGAACCGTCGGTGCGGTAGGTGCCGTCCACGCCGAGGCGTGCCTGCGGCGAGAGCAGCACGTCGGCCTCGAGCTGACGCACGCGCGTGGCGGGCGTGCCGTCACCGCCGAGCCTGCGGTCGGCCGGGCGCTCGTAGAGCGGGGCGCCGCCGCACATGGCCTCGGCGATGCGCTGCCGCCCGGCCAGCTGACGCTGCTGGGCCCGCTGCTGGTACTCCTCGCGCCGTCCCGGCTCGATGGCCTGGATGAAGGCCTGCGGATGCACCACCGCGAGCAGACCCGACACGTGACCGAAGCCGAGCGAGGTCACCAGGCCCGCCTTGAGCGGGAACCGGTCGCCGAAGCGCAGCGCCTCGCGCAGCCACACCAGATGCGGGTACTCGCGCATCTTCTCGTCCACGCAGTCCAGGCTCCGGTTCGGCGGCACCACACCGGTTTCCAGCACCTGGCACAGGCCGATCAGCTGGAACGCGGCGGCACCACCCTTGGCGTGCCCGGTCAGGCTCTTCTGCGAGACGACGAACAGCGGGGCGCCCGTGGAGCGGCCGATCGCGGCGGCCAGCCGCTCGTGCAGCTCCGACTCGTTCGGGTCGTTGGCCGCGGTCGAGGTGTCGTGCTTGGAGATCACCGCGATCTCGTCCGGCGCGACACCGAGCTTGCGCAGTTCCGCGGCGAAGCGGGACTCGCGGCCGCCGCGGCCCGCGCCGAGCGCGCCGAGGCCGGGCGCCGGGATCGAGGTGTGCACGCCGTCGGCGAAGGACTGGGCGTAGGCCACCACGCCGAGCACCGGCAGGCCCATCTCCAGCGCCACCGAACCGCGGGCCAGCAGCACGGTGCCGCCGCCCTGCGATTCCACGAAGCCGCCGCGACGGCGGTCGTTGGCGCGGGAGAAGTACCGGTCGCTGATGCCCTTGGCGCGCATGGCCGCCGAGTCCGCGGTGGCCGACATGTCACCGAAGCCGACGATGCCCTCGATGCCGAGGTCGTCGTAGCCGCCGGCGACCACCACGTCGGCCTTGCCGAGCCGGATCTTGTCCACGCCTTCCTCGACCGAGACCGCGGCCGTGGCGCAGGCCGCGACCGGGTGCACCATCGCGCCGTAGCTGCCGACGTAGGACTGCACCACGTGCGCCAGCGCCACGTTGGGCAGCGCCTCCTGCAGGATGTCGTTCGGGCGCGGCTCGCCGAGCAGGTTGTCGACGTAGAGCGAGCGCATCGAGGACATGCCGCCCATGCCGGTTCCCTGGGTGTTGGCCACCAGGCTGGGGTGCACCCACTGCATCAGCTCGGCCGGGCTGAACCCGGAGCCGATGAACGCGTCCACCGTGCAGGCGATGTTCCACAGCGCGACCCGGTCCACCGATCCGGCCATGTCGGCCGAGATGCCCCAGACCGTCGGATCCCAGCCGGTGGGGATCTGCCCGCCGACGGTGCGCGAGAGCTTCGCCTTGCGCGGCACCCGGATCTCGGTGCCCGCCTTGCGGGTCACCTGCCAGTCGCCGGAATCCGGCACCGGCGCGATGACGGTGTGCTCGGGGTCGGCGGCGTGGAAGGCGCGCGCCTCGGCCTCGCCGCCGACCGTGAAGGTCAGGTCGCGGTCGAGGAACACCGAGGTCATCAGCGGCGCGCTGTTGTCGACCATGGCCGCGTCGTCCTCGTAGCGGCGGATGCCGCAGCGGGCGACCACGGTGTCGTGGTAGCGCTCGGCCAGTTCGTGCTCGGGCACGTACTCGCCGGATTCCGCGTCGTACCACCCCGGCTTCGGGTCGTTCTCCCACTTCACCAGGCCGGTGGTCCAGGCCAGCTCCAGCACGCCCGCGGCGGAGAGCTCGTCGGAGACCTCCATCTCGAAGCGGGTGCGCGAGGAGCCGTACGGGCCCAGCTCGGCCGCGCCGACGATGACGACCATGTCGTCGAGATCGGCGCTCACCTCGCCCCATTCGGGCACCGGCAGAGCCGAGGTGGCGGTGGGCGGCGCGGGCAGCGCCGGGATGGTCGCCTCGGCCGCGGCGTCCTCGGCCGCGGCGGCCGCCGCCTCCTGCGCCTGCTTGGCCAGCTCGGGCAGGTCCAGCTTGGCCCGGGCGAGCCCGCCGGTCAGGTCGATCTGCTGGGGACCGGCCGCGGTCACCTGACGTGCCCGCGCGGTGCACCACTTGAGCAGTTCGTCGGCCATCTCGGTGGTCGACCAGGTCTGCACACCCGCCTTCTCGACCGCCTCGACCATCGGATCGTTGTGGCCCATCAACCCGGTGCCGCGCACCCAGCCGATCAGCGCGTGCACCAGGGTGACCCGCTTGGACCAGGACTTCTCCGACCGCCACTTGGCGATGACCGCGTCCAGCGCGGCCTTGGACTCGCCGTAGGCGCCGTCGCCGCCGAACATGCCCCGGTTGGGCGAGCCCGGCAGCACCACGTGCAGCGAGGCGTCGACGTCGTGGTCGGCGCCGAGCTGGGACAGCCCGCCGATCAGCCGCTCGACCGACCACAGCAGCACGCGCATCTCCAGCTCGGCGCGCGCGCCCGCGTCGGCGAGGTCACCGGCCACCCGCGGCGCCGCGAACGGCAGCAGCAGGGTGGGCGTCATGGCGTCCTTGATCTTGATCTTGGCGCCGCCCGCGTTGTCGACCTGCTCGCTGCCGACCCATTCGATGAGCGCGTCGACGTCCTGGTAGGAGGCCATGTTCGCCGGCAGCACCCACAGCGCGGCGCCCGCGCGGGCGTGCTCGCGGTAGAGCTGCTTGTAGAAGCCCAGCCGCTCGTCGTTCAGGCTCGAGGTGGTGACCACCACGGTCGCGCCGCCGCCGAGCAGCCGCCCGGTGACCGCCGCCGCGATGGAACCCTTGCTGGCGCCGGTGATCACGGCGACGTCGCCGGACCACTGCCCCGGCTCCTCGGTCTGCCGCGCCGCCTCGGCGATGCGCTCGTAGAGGCCGGCCAGCACGGAACGTGCCTCGCCCTTGGCGCGCTCGCGCCACCAATCCGCCTGCGCGGCAACGGCGTCGCCCGACCCGAGGAAGCCGTCGACCTGCTGCGCGGCCGCGGCGGCGTCGTCGATGAGCCACAGCCGGGCCAGATCCTCGCGGGCGCTGGCCCAGCGGTCGTCGATCAGCACGGCCTTGCGGGCGTCGAACGCCGGGGCCACCATCCGCGGCCAATCCGCACCGAGTTCGGCGGAGACCAGGTCGACCAGCGAGTCGTCGGTCGCCTCCGGCGCCGAGGCGCGATCGCCCAGCCCCAGATGCTCGAGAATGACCCGCGCCGCCGAGGCGAGCACGCCGTCACGGCCGGTGATCTGCTCGGTGAACTCGCCGAGCGCGGCCGCGTCGACGGTCGCGCCGCCGCCCCCGCCGCTCGCGGGCAGCGTCACGCTGATACCGCGCCGGGCGGCCACGGCCTGCACGGCGGCGTCGATGGCGGCATCCACCGCGGCGCCGTCGTTGAGCGGGCCGGACACCAGGCCACCCAGGTCGCCGCCGCGCACGCTGGCGCCCTCGCGGGTGCCCAGCGAGACCTCCGCGGTGACATGACTGGCCCAGCCGTCACCGAGCTCCCAGACCTTCTTCACGCGCTCGGCGATGGCGGCGGGCCGCTTGCCGGACGGGCCGAAGACCTTGCGCAGGTGATCGCCGATGGCGTCGGAGAGCACCGAACCGAACGGCTTGTAGGTGCGGGCGAGGCGGTCGACGGTGGCCGACAGCGCGCCCATGTCCGCGTCGGCGGCACCGTCGATGGCGCCGAGCGAGAGCTCCGAGCCGAGGTCGACCAGCAGCTGGTTGCGCCGCGAGGACACGCCGTCGCACAGGCCCTCGATGGTGTCCACCGGGCCGATCTGATCCAGCCGCAGCTTCGTCCACAGGGCGATGAGCACCCGGGTGGCGTCGGCGGCGGTGAAGGCGATGTCGTCGGGGCGCGGGCCGCCCGAGCCGGCGACCGGGGCGGGCGCCGCGACGGGCGCGGCCTGCTCGGCGGCCGGAGCGGCGCTCGCGGCCGGGGTCTCCGCCGGCTCGTCGACCGGCGCGGGATCGGTGTCGGTGGAGTAGACGATCGCGGCTTCGCGCTCGATGTTGAGCACCTCGACGGTGGCCGAGCCGAAGGCGGGCAGCTTCAGCGTCTGGCTGGCCAGGTTCGCCACGGTCGGGGTCGCGCCGAGGCCGATCTCGACGAACCGCTCGACGCCGAGACCGCCGTGCGCGGTGTCGGTGAACAGCAGGTCCTGGGTCTCGATCCAGCGCACCGGGCTGGCGAACTGCCAGGCCAGCAGCTCGATGAGCACCACACGGCACAGCTCGGTCGGCCGCGCCGCCCAGGAGTCGAAGTCCGCGAGCACCGCGGCCAGCGGCTCCGAGGGCACCAGATCGGCGATCTCGGCGACGAATTCGCGCTCCAGCGAGAACGGCTTGGGCACCAGGTTCGGGATGTAGCGCCCGACCAGCACCTCCGGGTGCAGGTCCTGCGGCAGCAGCTGCTCGAGCTTGGACCGGAACTCCGGCACGCCCTTGCGCAGCACGGTGGAGTGGAACGGCACGTCGATGCCGGGCACCAGCACGAAGGCCCGCTTGCCGCCGAATTCGGCCCGGCGGCGGTCGATTTCGGCCTCGAGCGCCTCCAGGCCCGCGACCGTGCCCGCGATGGCGTACTGGGAGCCGCGCAGGTTGAGGTTCACCACCTCGAGGAATTCGCCGGTCTGCTCGGCGATGCCCTGCACGAAGCCGACCACCTCGTCGTCGGGCAGCCCGATCTGCGAGGGGCGGATGGCGGCCATGCGGTAGTTGCTGCGGCCCTGGGCATCCCGGGGCACCAGCGCGTGCATCGCCGAGCCGCGCTGGAACACCACCTCGAGCACCGCCTCGAGCGGCAGCACGCCCGCCACGGCGGCCAGCGCGTTGTACTCACCCACCGAGTGCCCGGCCAGCATGGCGCCCTCCACGAAGGCGCCCGCCTCGCGCAGTTCCGCGACCTGCGCGACGCCGAGGGTGGCCATCGCGACCTGGGTGAACTGGGTCAGGTGCAGCACGCCGTCCGGGTGCCGGTGCTCGACGCCGCGCGCCTTGAGGTAGGTCGGGTTGTCGCGCACCACGGCCAGGATGGAGAAGCCCAGTGCCTCGCGGGTGTGCTTGTCGGCGCGGTCCCAGATCTCCTTGGCGGCCTTGGAGCGGGTGCGGGCGTCCAGGCCCATGCCCTTGCGCTGGATGCCCTGGCCGGGGAAGGCGTAGACGGTCTTGGGCGCGCGGGTGCGGCCGGTCGCCGTCATCACCAGATCACCGCCGGTGCGGCAGGAGACCTCGACGATCTCGCTGCCCGCGTCCACCGCGACGCGCTCGACGCGCACGTCGATCTCGGCGCCGGGGCGGACCATGCCCAGGAAGCGGGTGGTCCACGCGGTCAACGTGCGTGCGGGCACGGACGCGCTCGGGTCCACCGCGGAGACGGCGTGCTGGGCGGCGGCCGACAGCCACATCCCGTGCACGATCGGCCCGCCGAGCCCGGCCAGCTTCGCGGCGTTGTCGCTGGTGTGGATCGGGTTGTGGTCGCCGGAGACCGCGGCGAAGGCGTGCATCGCGCGCGGAGCGACCAGCGTGACGTCACGGCGGCGGCGACGCGGGGTGTCCACCGCATCGGCGGCGGTGCCCGCGGCCCGCGGCGGATCCGACAGCTCGCCCGCGCCGTTGCGGCCGCGGATCGCGAACCGTTCGGTCAGCTTCGCCAGCGGCACCACGTCCAGGCCCTGATCGCGCATCTCGCCGACGGTGACGGCGACCTCGACCACGCGGCCCATGTCGGTGTCCACCACCGAGGTCGACTCGGCGCGCACCACCAGGATGCTGGTCTGGTCCGGCAGCTCGCGCAGCAGCTCGATCTGGTGATCGAGGTGCACCAGGTCGAGCATGCCCTCGATGACCGAGCGCGCGTCGCCGGTGCGGGTGGCGCCGAGCACCGCGAACACCGCGGGCCAGCAGGCGCCGACGAGCACGTCCGGCACGGTGCGGCCGAGCGTGCTCAGGCCCGCGGGCAGACCGGAGCCGGTGACACCGGCGTGGTCGGCGATGAGGTCCGGCGTCCAGGCGAGGTTCACGTGCGCGACATTGCCCTTCACCTCGGGCAGCGACTGCCCGGCGGCGACGGCGAGCAGCGCGGCCATCGCGGTCTCGGCGTCGTCCTCGGTGATCACCGGGGCGCCGCCGTTGTAGACCGAGACCGGCACGGTGATCCGGATCCGCACGGCGTCGCGGCCGAGCAGCGGCACGGTCAGCTCGACGTAGGAGTTCTCCGGCTCCGGGCCGGTGGCCTCGACCAGGGTGGCGCCGGTGCGCGGGTGCACCGCGCCCTTGCCGTCCACGGCCCAGTCGGCGAGGTCGCCGAGACGGTGCACCGGGTTGACGGTGGTGCGCCCGGCCCATTCCACGTCGGGGGCGGCGAGCACGGCATCGATCGGGCCGCTGGTGACGCCCGCGACGCGGCGCGCGTCGACCGGGGCGGGCACCACGCCGTCCCGCACCAGGGCGTAGGCGGTGTCCTGCTCGAAACGGTCGAGGAGTTCACCGACCGGCTCGTCCACGCGGGTGATGCCCGCGACCGAGACGGTGCCCGGGATGACGCACACCTGGTCGGCCGAGTAGCGCGGATCGTGCGCCTGCCACAGCGAATCCGAGCGCCACCAGCGGCGCACGTCGGCGTCGACGACCGGCACGAAATTGACCGGCTTGCCCGGGGTCTTGCACAGCGAGACGAAGAACGGCACGTCGGCGGGGTGCAGCAGGGTCTGCTCGGCGGACGGGTACTGCTTCTTCAGGGTGCAGATCGCGGCGACCGGGTCCTCGAAGGCCTGGTCGTCGGCGAACAGCGTCGGGATCTCGCCGCGGTCGGCCGGGTGCAGGCGGGATTCGGTGCGCCGCACCATCTCCGCGAACCGGTCGCGCCAGGTGATGTCCAGCCACACCGAGCGGGTGGCGTCGAGGATGGCCTCGCCGATGTCGCTGCCGCAGTCGAAGTCCTTGCGCCGGTCCAGGCCGACGGCCAGCTCGACGTAACGCTCCAGCCACTCCAGGTAGGTCATGGTGGCCACGTCGCCGAAATACGGCTTGGCGGTGGCGTTCAGCGCCGCGATGATCTCCTCGCGGCGGGCGGCGACGGCCTCGGCGTCACCGGCGACCTCGTCGAGCAGCCTGCCGGTGCGCGAGGCGGCGTTGTCGATCTCGTGGATGTCGGCGCCCAGCTGGCTGCGGCCCGAGGCCATGCCGCCGGAGGCGGTGCCCGCACCGACCCAGTCGGGGGTGCCGGGGGTGTCGACCAGCAGTTGCTTGACCTCGGGCGCGGTGGTGGCCTCCAGGGTCGCCATCGCCGCGGTGCCGACGAGCACGCCGTCCAGCGGCATCACCGGGTAACCGTGCGACACCGACCACTGCCCGGTCAGGTATTCGCGCGCCCGCTCCGGGGTGCCGATGCCGCCGCCGACGCAGACCACTACGTTGTCGCGGTTGCGCAGTTCGGCGTAGGTCTCGAGCAGCAGGTCGTCCAGGTCCTCCCAGGAGTGGTGGCCGCCGGCCTTGCCGCCCTCGATGTGCATGATGACCGGGTAGTCCGGCACCTCGTCGGCGATGCGGAGCACGGCGCGGATCTGCGCGACCGTGCCCGGCTTGAACGCCACGTGGGTGATGCCGACCTCGGTGAGCTCCTGGATCAGCGCGACGGCTTCCTCCAGTTCGGGGATGCCCGCGGTGACCACGACGCCGTCGAACGGGGCGCCCGCGGCGCGCGCCTTCTGCACCAGCCGCTTGCCGCCCAGCTGCAGCTTCCACAGGTAGGGGTCGAGGAACAGCGAGTTGAACTGCACCGAGCGACCCGGGTGCAGCAGTGTCTTCAGCTCGGCCACCCGGTCGGCGAAGATCTGCTCGGTCACCTGGCCGCCACCGGCCAGCTCCGCCCAGTGCCCCGCATTGGCCGCGGCGGCAACGATTTTCGCGTCGACGGTGGTCGGCGTCATGCCCGCGAGCAGGATCGGCGAGCGGCCGGTGAGCCGGGTGAAAGCGGTCTCCACCACGATGCGGCCGTTGGGCAGGCGCACCGGCTTGGGGGCGTAATCGGCCCAGGGGCGCGCCAGTTCGGGCGCCGCGCCCGGGGTGAGCAGGCTGCGCTGGCCCGCCCGGGTGGCGGCCGCGACGATGCCGACGCCGCTGCCCTTGAGCGTGCCCGCCGTGACGCGGGTCAGCAGGTCGCCGGGCCCGAGGTCGAGGATCCACTGCGCGCCCGCGGCGACGGTGGCGTCCACCGTGCCCACCCAGTCGATCGGATCGACCAGGATCTCCTGCGCCAGCCGGCCCGCCAGCTCGGCGTCCAGGCCGCACTGGGTCGCCCAGCCGCCGACCAGCTCGACGGTCTCGGCCAGCGCCGGGTGATGGAAGGCGACGTCGACCAGCAGGTCCTCGAAGACCGGGGCGAACACCGCGCCGCCGCGCGCCTTCTTCTCCCGCTCGCGGGTCTGCTCGTCGGTGATCTGCGCGCACCGCCGGCGCACCCGATCCAGCTGCGCCGGAGTGCCCGACAGCACCACGCGCCTGCGCCCGTTGCGGATCGAGATGACCGCGGCGGCGGCGGGATCCACGCCCGCGCCGACCTCCTCGACCACCGCACGCAACTGCTCGGGATCGACATTGGACACCGCGACCATCGGCGAACGCTCACCCACCGGCATCAGCCCGCGGCGCCGGGCCACCAGTCCCGCGGCGGCGCCGATCATCTGCGCGATGGCCAGCAGTTCGGCGTCGCGGGCGCCCGCGCCCTGCAGCGCCGACGCGGCCAGCAGACCCTGCGAATGCCCGATGACGGCGACCGGCGCATGCTCGGCCGGGTCCAGCCCCTGCAACTTCAGCGCGCGCAGCGCGGCCAGCTGGGTCAGCAGCACGCCCGGCATCGACACCGCCGCCGACCGCAGCACGTCCTCGCTCGGCGCGGCCGAGGGCTCGTCGGCGTCGGGGTCGGCCAGCTCGTCCTCGAGCATCCAGGCGACCGGATCGAACCCGACCGGCCGCACCACCAGCAGTTGGCGCGCAACGGGTTCCAGTAGCGCGGCGGCCTCGTTGACCAGCGCGGTCAGCTCCGGCTCCAGCGCGCTGTCGCGGCCGATCTCCTCGAGTTCGCTGAGCCACCGCGCGCCCTGCCCCCCGAAGGCCAGCGCGTACGGAGTGCCGTTCAGCAAACGATCCAGCAGCGGCGACCGCCCGGCGGCCGCGCCTTTCCCGGCCCTGACCACCTTCGCGCTCGCTCCGGCTCCGGTCTCGGTGCTCTCGTTGATCGTCAAGACGCTTCGACTTCCTTCTCCTGGCGACACGCCCTCGTGGACACGCCGCTCGCTCGGGTGCGCGGGCATTCGTCGACCGCTAGGCCTGATAGGGGCGAGGATTCCACAGAATCATGAGGAAATCCTCACGTTTGCCCGCCACCCCCGGCCCTACCCCGCAGTATTTCTGTACGTCCGTACCAGAACTGCGCCAAACATGACCCTCCCTCATGTTTGAACGCCCTGCTGAAGCCCGTTACCGCGACACACACAAACATGAGCGTTCCTCATATTGCGCGTTACCCAATCGTTATAATCCCAGGTAGGGTTACCGGCGAGTACGACACTCGCCACACTCACTTCTGGAACGCAGCGAAGGCCGGTAGAGTTTGCACGGTCGTACCACCAAGCGCGAGTGGCGAAATTGGCAGACGCGCCAGATTTAGGTTCTGGTGTCCACGGACGTGGGGGTTCAAGTCCCCCCTCGCGCACAGATTCCCTTCGTTTACATCACGTCGTGAATGCTTCGCCTATGGGCGCCGGGCGGTCCGGTCACCTCCCAGACGTTCCGAGAGCTCCGGGGAACCCCGTCGACCGTTGGACAAGGACAGCCCATCGACGCAGAACCAGTGCGCCGCAATGCGATCGATGGTCTCCAGGCCGACCGGCCGCCCCGATGGTGATCGTCCGACCGGTCCCGGCTAACCGGACTCTGCACCGAGCGTCGTGGCGGCGTCGGCTGTTCTCTTCGCCGGGATGAACACCGTGATGAGGACCGCCAGCACCGCCGCGGCGCCGGAGACGAGAAACGCCACGACGAATCCCTCGCGCGAGGGCAGCCGATCCCCTGCGACGCCGACTGTCAGGTTCGCCAACACCGCGCTCATGACCGCGGCCGAGGTGGAGGTGCCGATGGCGCGCATCAGGGCGTTCAATCCGTTGGCCGCGGCGGTTTCGGTGACCGGCACGGCGCCCATGATGAGGGCGGGCATGGCGGAGTAGGCCAGGCCGACACCGGCGGCGACGGTGCAGGCGGCGAGGACGATCTGCCACACCGCGCCCGTCCACAGGGTTGCGCTCAGGTAGCCGAGGCCGAGCACCGTCGCACCCAGGGCGAGGGTCAGCTTGGGGCCGCGGGCGGCGGTGACGCGGGCGGACACCGGGGAGAGCAGCATCATCAGCAGGCCCGTCGGGGCGAGCGCGAGGCCGGCCTCGATCATCGAGAGGCCGAAGCCGTGGCCGGTCGCGGTCGGTGCCAGGAGCAGTTGCGGGAAGGTCAGCGACATGCCGTAGAGGGCGAAACCGACCGCGATCGAGGCGAGGTTGGTGAGCAGCACGCGCGGGCGTGCCGAGACGCGCAGGTCGACCAGTGGAGCGGTGCGGCGCAGTTCGTACCAGCCCCAGAGCAGTGCCGCGACCGCGGCCAGCGCGGACAGGCCGAGGACGCGCCTGCTCGACCAGCCCCACGCGGTGCCCTTGGTGATCACGACGAGCAGGGCGACCAGGGTGACCGACAGGCCGACCGCGCCGAGGTAGTCGAACCGGGCGGGCGTGCGCACCGGTGATTCCGGTACCAGCGTGAACACCAGTACCGCGCAGACCGCGCCGAGCCCGGCCGAGGTCCAGAACAGCACGTGCCAGTGCGCGTGCTGGGCGATCACCGCGGCCAGCGGCAGGCCGACCGCGCTGCCGACACCGAAGGTCGCGCTCATCGACGCGATCGCGGAGCCGACCCGCTCCGGCGGCAGTTCGTCGCGCATGATGCTGATGCCGAGCGCGATCGCGCCGGTGGCGAAGCCCTGCAGGACGCGACCGACGATCAC contains:
- a CDS encoding TetR/AcrR family transcriptional regulator — its product is MQDDPRELMPRRRPTQERSKRKFDALLQASRELLVEVGFESFTCEEVAARAEVPIGTLYQFFANKYVIVCELNRQDLVAVSQELADFHGEIPSLDWLRHMNQFVDHLANLWMTDPSRREVWLAMQSTPSTRATGAIHEKEFAEVVSQMLRPLTPRTPRARRTMMAEVLVHVVYSMLNFSVQDEQSHADAVAELKRLMVAYLLVAEKESRTGGGR
- the acpS gene encoding holo-ACP synthase AcpS — its product is MTILGIGLDLVTISEFAEQLERTGTTMLRESFTAGERRYCQSKGTDPARSYAARWAAKEAVLKAWASSRFARRPQIGDNPYPLIEVVNDAWGRPSIKLHGLAAEFLPRVRVHLSLTHDGDTAAAMVVLEDPGELADLIEGREATP